gatctcatccgctccattgagagatgtcagactgaactgctggagatgatggaggagcagcagaaagcagcagagaaacaggagcaagagctgattgaagagctggagcaggagatcactgagctaaagatgagaaacactgagctggagcagctctcacacactgaagATCACCTCCACTTCCTACAGGTCAGTCAACATCATCTCTCTGATCATTGATAATGCAGGATATGACATGCTGAAGGATTTGTCCTCTCTCCTGCTATAGATTCACTCATCCCTGTGCAGCTCTACAAACACCAGGAACTGGCCTGAGATCAGTATGAAGACTCATGAGAGTCTGGAGACTCTGAGGAGAGCTCTGACTCAACTGAAGGACACTATAGATGAGAAACTTACACAAACTGGTACATCAATACATTAATCTGAGAGAAAATTGATCATGTTTTCAATTCTTAAAATATGGGATCTGCTGATGTTATATTGTTATTAGTCTCTACAGAGCTGAAGTGGATGCAGCAGTATGCAGGTACATTGTGCTGTCTGCACTACACTAGTTTACATTTATACACTCACAGATTCATTATCGCACTAAAATCTAATTACACACTaggttaaatattaaaaacatcagcatcacaAAATATCTGTACTGTGAAGTTGTGATTGATATTCTGTCTTCTCagtggatgtgactctggatcctgaTACAGCTCATCCTGATCTCATCCTTTctgatgatggaaaacaagtgaGTGATGGAGACATCGATCAGAAACTCCCAGATAAACCAGAGAGAtttgataaatgtgtaaatgttttgGCAAAGGAGGGATTCTCCTCAGGgaaattttattttgaggtgcaggTGAAAGGAAAGACTGAATGGGATTTAGGAGTTGCCAGAGAATCCATTAACAGGAAGGGAGACATCACAGTGAGTCCCAGTAATGGACAATGGACTGTGTGGCTGAGGAATGGAAACGAATATGAGGCTCTCTCTAgtccttctgtctctctgtctctgagagtgaagccgcagcgggtcggtgtgtttgtggattatgaggagGGTCTGGTCTCCTTTTATGATGCAGAGTCCAGCTCTCATATCTACTCTTTCACTGCTCAGTCTTTCACTGAAAAACTCTATCCATTATTTAGTCCATCCTTAAACGATGGAGGTAAAAACTCAAGCCCGCTGATCATCACAActgttaattataataaatgaatgtacATTCTTAATTTGAAATACaggattaaaataatgttttcattatttaataatattaaatgattaaaataatgacttttattatttgtttttcaatttctAAAAATCTGTATGCtataatgaaatatttgtaatgtaaaatatgatacttgtttaataaatgatttatgttCAACTCTTCATAAATATTCACCTGTCACCTGACAAAGTGAAATCGTCTGTAAAAACACCTTTGATGACCTTAATAATCTGTCGTATAAAGGTAGTGGCTCCTCTACAGAATGATTTGTGATATTACTGTTGTACATCAGCTGGTAATAtcttgatatactgtatatcaaagaTCTGCATGATAACTATTCATATACCACGGTATGTACATGAAACTCTAAGGTACCTAAAAATACCATGATATTATGGTCAGGGTAGTAATAAGGATAGCAAGTAAAATAACAGAGTCTaagcaaatatacatttttcagtatAATATGGCAGTTAAGAGGAAAGCCTTGgctataaatctaaatataacacACCCTCTGAAATATGCCTTCAAACACTTTCCATCTGGGAGCAGTTATAGGACACTGAAGGCAACTAAAGCAATATATAAGCAGTGTGCATACCATATGCAATATGTCTGTTGTACAAAGGGTAGAACTGCATTGTTTTCAGCAGGGATGaatgtattaagtatttatttgatGCAATATGTTCATTGTATTGATATGTGGATTGTATTGTTATTGTTGAATGTTAAGCCAGACCAAAGACTAATTTCCAGCAATAAAGTATAAGTAACTTACTAGTGTCCAAAAAATATTACCATGATATTACCATGGTATCATGGCATTGGTATTAATCTTAATTTTACTTATGAATGCAAACCTTGGCTCTCTCATTAACCCATCACCAGAGATGGGCAGCAGCCATGTCATCCTGTAGCCCCAAGACTGGTTACCCACGGAAGCAAAGCAGGGCTGtccctggatgggagacctcctggaagaggtgctagtgaggccagcagtgGGTGCTcgccctgtggtctgtgtgggtcctagtgccccagcgtagtgatggggacactatactatCAACAAGCACCATCCTTTGGAGgagacattaaaccgaggtcctgactctctgtggtcattaaaaatcccaggacgTCTTTCAAAAAGTGTAGAGTTGTGAAATAacacttgtattttatttatttattttttatatgtattgtaCTATTTTACTAAAAGTATGGTGTATAACTATTCACTTAAATCAATAGACTCATCAATATGATATGATTATTTCAATTTTGGATGTCTCATGTTGTGGTGCCTGCCTTTGGGAAGTTCAGGTGTTTTCCATTTAACTGTCCCAATGAACGTAAATGAATCAATTAATTTTGGGTGATTTCCCCAATGTGATAGGTACAACAATGTGTTGCATGTACAATTGGGATAATTTCAACCAATCAGAGATGctgaaataaaagctattttaaaaatgTCCGATTTGGCCGGATTCCACAATTAAAATGGATTAATAATTTTTTGGTAAGAAAGATGTCACGAGATGTTATTATACTAATGCCTTAATTATCTAAACAATAGCACTCGCATTGTGAGTTGGGaatttttttcaaagaatatatgtattgttatattttactGAAAGTATGATGTATAACTATTCACTAAAATCAATAGACTTATCAATATGATATGATTATTTCAATACTGGATGTCTTAATGCATGATTCATATTGTGGTGCCACCCATTGTACAGTTTAGGTGTTTTCCAATGAACTGTAGGAGTGAACTCAAATGAGTCATTGAACTTTGGGTGATTTCCCCAAcatgacaggacaaaaacaagTTTGATGTACGTACTATTGGGATACTTCCAATAAATCAATTGTTGAAATAAAAGCTATGTTAAAAAAGGCAGATTTGGCCGGATTCCACAATTAAAAGATGTGCTAGGAGGGGTATGAATAAACTATGGCAAACCAGACAGGCGGAACCGATAAAACTGGATTACTCATTTTGTGGTAAGATGTCCGGATGGACAAAGACTAAGATGCGGTGACTGTCATCTCAGCTTTGTGGCCTTGTTCAATGAAGTTTTATTTTGACATCTGGAATTCTGCTTCTTAAACTTTATTGACAACTTTGAAAAAGACCATTGTTTGCTCCACGACACTTGCAGCTGATTGTGTCTCTCCATTTGGGACAATTTAACATAGAGgggttcatttaattaatttcctaTTTATTTATCCCAGGAATAAGATGTTCAATAAATAAACGATATGGTTTGCTACTAGATCCTGGTAGTAAATGCCCCGGTTACCACAACACTTGCCATATTTTTACCATAGTAATTGTAGTTTTACTCTGATGACATTATGTGTAGTTAAAGCACAGTAGCATACCATTTATCatgcttttaaaaactttttgtaatgtaattgtaattcagtatatatatatatatatatatatatatatatatagttgtctTGCAGTTTCTTCAGATCACACACATCTTTATCTCCGTCCAACAGCTCTTTATGAAGACATTTCTTGCAGAAgctcaatttctctctctctctctctctctctctctctctctctctctctctctctctctagatctAATATTGCCAAAACATGGAATATATGTGgagaaacataataataatgaaaacataataACAACTTAACCTTAAATTAAAAAGTGTAACAAATTAGGCCGTGATACCACAGTGtttaacatataaacacacacatgctgagggTCACTGTGGTGTGCAGTAGAGAAACACACTGAGGTCAGATACGATACACACTCTCAACACATTCACCAGCTGTCTCTCAGGCTCTGCTTTGTGTCACTAACACTCTGGAGATATTCTTCCCATGCATAATTCAATTTCATAGTTCAGTAGAATTGTAGTTTACTGTGTGTTTTAGTTTCTTGCTCTCAATGTTCCAGATATATaccaagttctgtcatgaaactctagatggcacagaCTATTGGTCTTTAACATAACTGAACTGTCACAAGATGATTGGTTCATGTTGCctatgcagccaatgagcttgcttctttacatttaaatggctgtTTAGAATTTGCTTGAGCATTGCAACACActttcagagttcctctgaaCCCCTCCACCTTCCCTAGCTCCAAATATTTTCTCTTTGCATTTTGTTGTTTGATAAACATTGATGGCCCAAGTGCCAatcactgctgtcactttaaaacAACATATATTGACATACATCGGATTTTCTCCCAGCTGTTCACGTCCACTTAAGACATAAACTGTGTTCAAGTGAACACTCTCCAAGCTGGCCATTTGGacatattttgtgtgtatatgaTCGCTTGGACATGCACCCAAAGCACAAAGTGTAATTTGCCTGTCTAGTTGCGGCGCATATTGGAGCACGTAAACACTTTTCAGCCTGAGGAACAGCGTCtcgtgcgttttttttttttttttttttttttttttgtaaactgtagAAGCCgaaatcacaaaaaataaaaataaataattagcttAATATTACACCCAGGGCCATAAAGTGTAAGGAGATGTTTGAATGTTTAGTGGTCTCTATCATAATGCATCCTAGACAAATATCAgaatattattgtatataaaaacagcTGGTGACTCTGGTGAAATAAAATTAGCAAGATAATGTCTATATagtaatataaatgtatgttttcctGATCTCTCCAGTACCGACAGCAGAGAGCTTATCAAACTTTCATAATTTATCCTCGGGGCCCATTTGATATTGGGTTTCAGTACCCATCTCtatatattatacaaacattAACTTCTCAGCATTTCTGAAACATTTTCCTGTGTATTTAAAGTAGCCCATTGAAGGCATGTTGTCCAGTCTGTAATTGCATAGCAGCGCCACCAGAGCACGGCGTTCTGTTGTcagtttagtaattttgttgctaGATTTAAACTCTTCACAAATGTTGCCGAACTATCAAGCTTTTGTAAGTCAGCTGAAGTCTCTATTTCATGAGCTGACAGAAACATCAGTCCTGATACAAACAGACACCAACACACCCAATACAGggacaaatttaaatgtttacaggAGGAGCTCTGACATCACTGTAGTTCAGTGAGAGATTCTCAGAAAGTGAAACTAACTTCAGAAACAGAGACCATATGGACTCCTGAAAAGATCTTCAAACAGTGGAAAACTTAATCATTCAAAAAACCTTGTGGACACATCTGATACTCAAAGGTAAGTGATATAAATATAAGCAAGATTGTCCTGAACATGTTTGTTTAGTAGGTTTTATGTCAGACTGGAATGAGCAGACAGAAGCAGGTCGAAGCGTGCCAAATACTCGTCTGCTTTAGTTGATTACTGCAATGAAATGATATCAGAAAACACAAACCTCTTATACTGcacctaatttatatatatatatatatatatatatatatatatatatatatatatatatatatatatatatatatatatatatatatatatatatatatatatatatatatatatatatatataataattttcctaTAATATAACCAGAAGttcctcacaattttttttattattattttttttttttatctttaaaaggCATGGAGAGAGAAAAAGCAGTTGAGGAATCTTTCCTGACATcatcaaaaatacaagaaaatagaAGTGGGAGTACTGATGATCATCCATGTGAGTCTCATTGGTTGTTTAGCttattgtcaaaatatttattatgatgAAATATCAACAATTACGATAACTGCAGAATATATGTACAATTTTAAGCAGTCAAAAAGGAAATGTCCAACACATCTCATTAGGTAACATGACACATAACCCCACCTTCATAATCATTTCACTTTTTTCCAAACTTTGCTGGATTGATGTACactggtggccaaaattattctgaaagaagtctctttgatgctctaaaaacatttcttattatcaatgtctgTACTCCTCCATCCTTTTAAAAGCCAACACAATGTTTTTTGTCCACCTTTGGGAATAAATGAAGTTCTCCGAAGACAGAAATCAGAATTTTCCCTGGTCTGTTTGCATGtccacaaacacaaatgcactCAGTCCTCAAGTGGAGATCATGGCTTCCAAAACTATACTA
The Carassius auratus strain Wakin chromosome 31, ASM336829v1, whole genome shotgun sequence DNA segment above includes these coding regions:
- the LOC113050999 gene encoding E3 ubiquitin-protein ligase TRIM39-like isoform X1, producing MPEVLCDICEERKLKALKSCLVCQSSYCETHLEPHLRVKGLKKHKLMDPVINLEDYICQKHESPLELFCRDDQTSVCVICSVKDHKNHNTVPIQEKSEEKKTELMKTHEDMQLMIQDRIKKIQDIKHSAEVRKRNSEKEKAAHVELFTDLIRSIERCQTELLEMMEEQQKAAEKQEQELIEELEQEITELKMRNTELEQLSHTEDHLHFLQIHSSLCSSTNTRNWPEISMKTHESLETLRRALTQLKDTIDEKLTQTVSTELKWMQQYAVDVTLDPDTAHPDLILSDDGKQVSDGDIDQKLPDKPERFDKCVNVLAKEGFSSGKFYFEVQVKGKTEWDLGVARESINRKGDITVSPSNGQWTVWLRNGNEYEALSSPSVSLSLRVKPQRVGVFVDYEEGLVSFYDAESSSHIYSFTAQSFTEKLYPLFSPSLNDGGKNSSPLIITTVNYNK
- the LOC113050999 gene encoding E3 ubiquitin-protein ligase TRIM39-like isoform X2 → MPEVLCDICEERKLKALKSCLVCQSSYCETHLEPHLRVKGLKKHKLMDPVINLEDYICQKHESPLELFCRDDQTSVCVICSVKDHKNHNTVPIQEKSEEKKTELMKTHEDMQLMIQDRIKKIQDIKHSAEVRKRNSEKEKAAHVELFTDLIRSIERCQTELLEMMEEQQKAAEKQEQELIEELEQEITELKMRNTELEQLSHTEDHLHFLQIHSSLCSSTNTRNWPEISMKTHESLETLRRALTQLKDTIDEKLTQTVSTELKWMQQYAVDVTLDPDTAHPDLILSDDGKQVKGKTEWDLGVARESINRKGDITVSPSNGQWTVWLRNGNEYEALSSPSVSLSLRVKPQRVGVFVDYEEGLVSFYDAESSSHIYSFTAQSFTEKLYPLFSPSLNDGGKNSSPLIITTVNYNK